The proteins below are encoded in one region of Bacteroidia bacterium:
- a CDS encoding T9SS type A sorting domain-containing protein, producing the protein MNVNTLRSQSSITVVTPNGGETWYSFSSQTIQWIFTGTPPIVDIYLSTDNMVSWNVIASGVASGSMGGSHTITVPYVNSNKCFVRIINASAPSIRDSSNNAFTIIPPSITVTAPNGGETWNIGSLYNITWTTIGPVSSVDIMETRDNAASWNIIQVNVPNGVGGGSYSWLIGGSPSTQCKVRVTDFMIPLVGDTSNSTFTIMAPMNISSTNNWLSEPLKAYPNPAVEHVTVEIPSGTYQLTLNDMLGKTITQSSVIVNGGVITFNISNVPQGMYILRLQDANNKVYLQKIEKM; encoded by the coding sequence ATGAATGTCAATACTTTACGTTCGCAAAGTAGTATTACAGTAGTTACTCCCAATGGAGGAGAGACATGGTATTCCTTTTCATCTCAAACCATACAGTGGATATTTACAGGTACCCCTCCTATTGTAGATATTTACCTATCTACGGATAACATGGTTAGCTGGAATGTAATTGCTAGCGGAGTTGCATCTGGCAGCATGGGTGGTTCTCATACTATCACGGTGCCTTATGTTAATTCTAACAAATGCTTTGTCAGGATAATTAACGCCTCTGCGCCATCAATTAGGGACAGTAGTAATAACGCCTTCACTATTATCCCACCGAGCATCACAGTTACTGCACCCAACGGCGGAGAAACTTGGAATATTGGCTCTCTATACAATATCACATGGACGACCATAGGACCTGTCTCCTCAGTAGACATCATGGAAACCCGCGACAACGCCGCATCCTGGAATATTATTCAAGTGAATGTACCTAACGGAGTGGGGGGAGGAAGCTACTCTTGGCTAATCGGTGGAAGCCCTTCTACGCAGTGTAAAGTCAGAGTTACTGACTTTATGATACCACTTGTGGGTGATACAAGTAACTCAACTTTCACTATTATGGCGCCCATGAATATATCTAGTACTAATAATTGGCTATCTGAACCGTTAAAAGCATATCCTAACCCCGCAGTTGAACATGTTACGGTAGAGATACCTTCTGGTACTTATCAATTAACATTAAATGATATGCTGGGTAAAACTATAACACAATCTAGTGTAATTGTTAATGGCGGAGTAATTACTTTCAACATTAGCAATGTACCACAAGGTATGTATATCTTACGCTTACAAGATGCAAATAACAAGGTATACTTACAAAAAATAGAAAAGATGTAA
- a CDS encoding GNAT family N-acetyltransferase yields MIEVRKVHRSELGQVLELVKQLATFEKAPQEVTITLEDYERDFEDNIFDVFVAVKDQKVVGMALFYLAYSTWKGKMLYLDDLFVLPEYRNQGIGSRLFDAVLVEAQEQQCNLVKWQVLDWNVDAQKFYTKYQTIVEKDWWNGKILLSQKEKR; encoded by the coding sequence ATGATAGAAGTCAGAAAGGTACATCGGTCAGAGTTGGGGCAAGTGCTAGAATTAGTAAAACAATTAGCCACTTTTGAAAAAGCACCCCAAGAGGTTACTATCACCTTAGAAGATTACGAAAGAGACTTTGAAGACAATATATTTGATGTATTTGTCGCAGTAAAAGACCAAAAAGTAGTAGGCATGGCACTGTTTTATCTTGCGTACTCTACCTGGAAAGGTAAAATGCTCTATCTTGATGACCTTTTTGTACTACCCGAGTACAGAAATCAAGGAATTGGGTCACGTTTATTTGATGCTGTATTAGTAGAGGCACAAGAACAGCAATGTAACCTTGTCAAGTGGCAAGTATTAGATTGGAACGTAGATGCACAAAAATTTTACACTAAGTACCAAACCATAGTAGAAAAAGACTGGTGGAACGGCAAAATACTACTTTCTCAAAAAGAAAAAAGATAG
- a CDS encoding OmpA family protein, whose translation MKCRIYITLWAGLNLFFSSTSAGQGTTASEVYKQYVQGNFSQAKKGLDILLTQQPKNVDFLWKRAMCTLESNPTESIPFLEQCATIQPNYHPLLFWYLGKCYTAQQNYEKAIQAYEKYKPNNPIKAEKAIEQIQVLQAYLRNPLPVKITLLDTNLINTSQDEYAPFLFKDKFAFTRSIEGHEEILYLDQDTLHKLINNSNTTQKFQRSMPHFVQNTLYFYYNTDAATQGDIYLQTLENDTWTSAKKLSDSINSKFWETAPTTDSACHILIFASDRVGGYGGADLYFSVKDSMGKWKLAQNMGNILNTKGDETNPHLTKDGKTLYFISNGHQTLGGFDIFATHFKNGTWTKPQNIGYPINTPYNELNYYVIDSLRAYLSSDRPLQTHPRSNTNLYLVEYPIQKKQKRDYVDVFITAKNEQSQPIPFTLQIQDNLHLDTFNTTKHFTLPKNTRWLGIISSKGYLSQNITVLTTQEDTLWLYPILQPIQSKKNYVVHNIYFKLNSSDLETESYPALDQLVSMLQTNPQIRIQISGHTDNTGDTDKNLILSQNRANSVAKYLISKGVDDKRIFTKGYGSQKPIADNSTEEGRYKNRRVEFEIIE comes from the coding sequence AGAATTTATATTACTCTTTGGGCAGGATTAAACTTATTTTTTAGTTCAACAAGCGCAGGTCAGGGAACTACCGCCAGCGAAGTTTATAAACAGTATGTACAAGGTAACTTTTCACAGGCTAAAAAAGGATTAGACATCTTACTCACACAGCAACCTAAAAATGTAGATTTTTTATGGAAAAGAGCAATGTGTACATTAGAAAGCAATCCTACTGAAAGCATACCCTTTTTAGAACAATGTGCAACTATACAACCTAATTATCACCCGTTATTGTTTTGGTATTTAGGCAAGTGCTACACAGCACAACAAAATTACGAAAAAGCTATACAAGCATACGAAAAATACAAACCTAATAACCCTATCAAAGCAGAAAAAGCCATAGAACAAATACAAGTTTTACAAGCCTATCTAAGAAACCCTTTACCTGTAAAAATTACTTTATTGGATACGAACCTTATCAACACTTCACAGGACGAATATGCACCATTTTTGTTCAAGGATAAATTCGCTTTTACTCGCAGCATTGAGGGACATGAAGAGATACTCTACTTAGACCAAGATACCTTACACAAACTCATAAATAACTCCAATACAACCCAAAAATTTCAAAGGAGTATGCCCCACTTTGTACAAAATACGTTATATTTTTATTACAATACCGATGCTGCTACACAAGGAGATATTTATCTACAAACCCTAGAAAACGATACATGGACATCTGCCAAAAAACTATCTGACTCTATCAACTCTAAATTTTGGGAAACTGCACCTACCACAGATAGTGCCTGCCATATTCTCATTTTTGCTTCAGACAGAGTAGGTGGATACGGAGGAGCAGACTTATACTTTTCTGTAAAGGATAGCATGGGCAAATGGAAACTCGCCCAAAATATGGGTAATATACTTAATACCAAAGGCGACGAAACTAATCCACATCTCACAAAAGACGGAAAAACCCTGTATTTCATTTCAAATGGGCATCAAACTTTAGGCGGCTTCGATATCTTTGCTACGCATTTCAAAAACGGTACTTGGACAAAACCCCAAAACATAGGTTACCCTATCAATACTCCTTACAACGAACTAAACTACTATGTCATAGACTCTCTACGTGCTTATTTATCCTCTGATAGACCACTACAAACTCATCCCAGATCTAACACAAACCTGTACCTTGTAGAATATCCTATTCAAAAAAAGCAAAAAAGAGATTACGTAGATGTATTCATAACCGCTAAAAATGAACAATCACAACCTATTCCTTTCACTTTACAAATTCAAGATAACCTTCATTTAGATACTTTTAACACAACCAAACATTTTACCTTACCCAAAAACACTCGATGGTTGGGTATAATATCTTCAAAAGGATATTTATCTCAAAATATCACTGTGCTTACTACGCAAGAAGATACCTTGTGGTTATATCCTATTTTACAACCTATACAAAGTAAGAAAAATTATGTAGTGCATAATATCTATTTCAAACTCAATTCCAGCGATTTAGAAACAGAGTCTTACCCTGCTTTAGACCAGTTAGTATCTATGTTACAGACGAATCCTCAAATACGCATACAGATTAGCGGCCATACGGATAATACAGGTGATACAGATAAAAATTTAATACTCTCGCAGAATCGTGCCAATAGTGTAGCAAAATACTTAATCAGTAAAGGGGTAGATGATAAACGGATTTTTACCAAAGGTTACGGCAGTCAGAAACCTATTGCAGACAACAGCACTGAGGAAGGAAGATATAAAAACCGCCGTGTAGAATTTGAAATTATCGAATAG